The Apus apus isolate bApuApu2 chromosome 1, bApuApu2.pri.cur, whole genome shotgun sequence nucleotide sequence TCGTGAATTGTTGAGATCCACTTAGAGTAAGAGACAAAatgtgaaacaaaaccaaagaaatccAGTTCCAATTTTTTCTAAGGTTAGAATATCAAGAGTCTTCTACTGCAAATGCAGAACAGAGCCCTTTTGGTCCCAGTTacaatttttctatttttaaatcagtatttatGCATATATAGAAATGTAATGCAAAACTCAACCTCAATTTTACCTGATTGCTGCAAAAGAGGCAGGAACTAGAGGAAACTCTCAGGACAAATGAAAAGATTTCACTTTGGGCACAAGtgaattaactttttttacACAAGAGAACCTGAGATTACTgatatcatcatcatcatcatcatcatcgtcatcattattattattattgttattataaaCTTTGATTCTCCCCCTAGTGTTTTTTACTGTCTGAAGTCTGGAATAACCAGACAACAAATGGTCAGCACATACCATGTATATAAGGTTAGCTAAAATGCACTGGACTTCATCAATATCAACATCATCTACTTGCATGAATTTCAGGGCATAGAGAAAGGCATCCAGAGATAGCTGATGGGTTTTAAGTAGTAAATACCTGAaagaaacaacaggaaaatatctgttaatgagaaaaaattactttaaaattctgGTTCCTAGAAAAATAGCCCTTCTACAATAAATTGACTTTAGCAGGAATCTAGCTGTCTCCAGGAGAACTAAGGAGCATATCTGTTTCTCAGTCCTAGGTGAAACcatattaaatttttttgcaaaaatggAGATTTTGTTATGCTTACACTTTCTTAAAAAGATTTCTGTATGTGATGATTTTCAGCTTCTCAAGGATAAGAAAGATTCCACACCGAATAAAGAAGGTTTCGTGCTTTGTCAGAGCATCATTCAGTAGGAGAAGATTGCCTTCACTACAaggatgaagaaataaaaacatgagaAGGTCTcacccaaacacaaaaaatattgtCAGACTTGGTAGAAAtatccctccctgccttcctcagTCATCCCAAATGAATGCATTTTACTTAATACTTTTTACATAGTGCAATAAAACCATCATCATACCTCACAGCCTTGGTTACTTCAGCAAACTGCATAAGGTCATACTTTTTTAAGAGCTGAATTGTTGGCATATGGCCCTGAAAAAGAAGTGGTTTCCAAGTTTTCCAGGGTAATGTCAAATGCATTTTACAGGTAATCCAGTAAGCTATAAAAACATTCATTAGAGAGAAAGACAACTattttaatacttcttttttcttttctccagaacAAGAGGTATTTGTAAGATAATTCCCTTGCCCCCGCTAAGCACCTTGTAGTTCAACTCAAGGTAACTACGTATGTATCACAGTTTATGGAGTCCTAATATTTCTTAATGTTGGAGAAAAGTTACCAAACTTGTAAAATCAAGATCCTGTGACATGAGGCCCCTAGGCAGATCAAAATTTTATGTCATGGCTGTATGACAACATGCAAATGGAAGCACTGCAGGAATCCCAAGCATTACTAATAATACAAGCAGTGCTTCAGCACTGTCAGGTTCTAGCTCAGTCTGTACCagattttttcttcactttgcatctgtgcagaaataaaaaagtcctttaaaaaaaaagccaaaaaaaaaaagaaagagagaaagttGAAATTTAGAGAcgcaaaattaattttcattgctAGATGAGGTAATACTGAGCCACCTACACTATCAAAAAGAAACTTTGTTCTTTCCCCCTGCACAGCAGGGATCAGATTGCACACTGACTTGGGTCAGACTTTAAATTTAGTTACCATCATGCTATGCTGTTGGTAACTCCTTTCCTGGTTGGAGGATTAGCTGAGAGCAGAACTCAGCTGCATGTTTACTGAGAGCTGCTAGGAATAAACCAACCCAAACGTCCAAGCTATTTTAGAACTGTTTAAGGTTAGTGTTAATGTTTGggctctgttaaaaaaaaagcgACTGTAAAAACAATGACAATTATCTAGTTTCTTTACTCCTTGTACACTGTAACTGCTACAGAAAAGCCACAGTAATTGTAGGCACTAACGGGCCCAACTGGTTCAAGTGACCCAGTCAGGACTGAGACAAAGTTTTTAGGAAGACTGTTAGTTTTTCTTTGATCAATGCTACTATTGATTGATCAGAAAACAATCAGTAAGAAAGTTAATAAAAATTGAAACACAGAAGGCAATTTTCAAACCCACTATGTTTCCCCTTTATCTCCTTGACACTACAAGGCATGGGAAAGGGAGCACTGAAAAAGGGAAGGATGGTCATAAACAGGTTGGGGTAAAGGCAGAAGATGGCAACTCATAAAAGCAGGGGATAGCAACACTTTCTACAGGTAACTTTGTTAACAGGGCCAGGACTGGGAAACTCTAAAATCTAGTTCTTGTCCCCTCAGTTACACTGGATTGCTAGCATATCCCCACTAACTCAGGGATACACAAATGCTAGCACAGTACATGGGAAAGCACAGGATCAGGAAACAGAGAGGTATTTAATTCTTTCTTAACTTAGGGATGAAAGGATCAAATAGTAACCAGTCttcattgctttttttaaaaaactaaaatgttCTACTTCATGACCCTTATGGCAAGGTGCAAACAGAAAATCCAAAGACAGGGATCCTTTCTCTCCTGTGGCAAAACCCTCTCAACAGTCTTCAGCAATCTGTATGCacatcttctttcttttcaccagGTGAAAGAAGCACACAGATTTGTATTAGGGAATCCACACTTTTCCTGGCCCATCTGTGCAGCTGATCACCAGACATGCACTCTGCTACATAAGTTATACTGCTAAGTGCTTCTCCAAAGAGCTCAAAGTTACCTTTATCACCAAAGTAACCTCATGTTGCACTGTTAGGAGAGATGGGAGGAGGGcgaggtttttgtttgggttttggggttggtttttttttgtccccttctcccttcctctgtTGCTATAAATGACAATTCAACACTTTCTGTCCTCACACTACAAAGTGTGCATATACTGGCTCTTATGGGGGTCAGACATATATAGCCTCAGAATTCCAATAGGGGAAAAACAAGAACTATACTGAGCATTGGTTCAGTTATAtgccaaaaaaattatttagaagaGCAGCATCTACTCACCAACAACATTTTTACTGGCAGCAGGTAGATCAAAATCattcttttgttcttctggCTGGAGCGGTGACAGTGCTCAAAGGCAAATGAAAGATACTCTTCAGCTGCAAAGACAGAAGTTCTAGTAAACTGAGTCAACAacaaaaatggattaaaactgtaACCCAAATCCTGTACTTAATATCCACCTCTAGCTTGAACATGTGATATTTTAAATTGTCTAAAAACTAATCATACCAtcaaaatacattaagaaaaatactatAATAATTATTGGAGATTCACACTAAATACAAAGTAGTAGCAGAAAAATAAGTCCTCTTtcagaaaatcaaagaaaactTGTCAAGGTCTAGATGTCAGAGGTAACAGTTACAAGCAAGTTTGGAATTTTCAGCTGATTTGAGTAATATTACAGTGCtactgctgcaggaggggagaaTCTCAAAAAGCACTGTTGAAAGAGAACTCTATTTTCTAAATTCACAGATTAGGTTCTTCAGAGGACGTAAACTGTGTGTGATGCACACACCTCCTGAACTGCAGAAACTTGTGAGTGAGATCACACGGCATGACAACATGAAAATCTCTCATCAGTTTTcaccaagagagaaaaataacaagcaTGACAGTCAGAAGACCATGTTTAGAGTAACAAAACTGGCTCCAGAACAGATCTTGGTCAGAGGCTTTAGTTAGTGATGAAAGCTGCACACCTTAACTCCAGAATTATCTCTATTAGTGAGTAAGAAACCtcagaaatgcagtttctgCATCTTCCAAAATCAATGCACTGAGAAACTAATTCTACAGTACATCTTGCTGAAGATTTTCTACATGGTATACACCAACCTGAAGAGGACAAGACAGCTGCAAAGCCTCCATTGTGAAACTTTTTACAAACCTATTCTTTTGGATGCTCATGCATTGCATTATGCATGCACAAAGTGCATAAGATTACAGAGAACTGCACTGACAAGTATTCTAAAACCGGGCATATTCTACAATTAGAAGCATCATATAATCTCATCTCTGATCCGACTCAGCCTGTGGGCCTTGGATCTTTCATCGTGACTTCTCCTTTGATCCATGCAAACACAACTGCACCTTTACACACAACAGCAGCTAGATTTCACACCAAGCAGCAAAACTAAATTTGTCTTACGGGCACACAGTACCTTGCTTAAAGTCACTGTCAAACATGGCTTTGCGTCCAACGTAGTATCTGTACGTAACTCTCTGTGCCATACTATATTCATCCTTCAGATTTGAGCTGTCAATTGCTCTAATTAAGGGCTTACATAGATGGAGCTTGTTGATctgtcaaagaaaaagaattgcaTTTTACTCAGAGAGTGTAGATACACAGTATCATACTAAAAAAGGTGGGTTTGATTTTAAGACTACGAAATACAAAACATAGCTGACAAAACTTGAACCCtaccttaaaataaattttaaacagTTGATTCACAAGAAACAGCATGCCCCACTTTTTGGAATCTTCAATGCCTGCTCGACTGTCacaagaaaagaataaaaatattactactG carries:
- the PCID2 gene encoding PCI domain-containing protein 2; translated protein: MAHITINQYLQQVQEAIDSRDGQFCAELVSFKHPHVANPRLQLPSPEEKCQQVLEPPYDEMFAAHLRCTYAVGNHDFIEAYKCQTVIVQSFLRAFQAHKEENWALPIMYAVALDLRIFANNADQQLVKKGKSKVGDMLEKAAELLMSCFRVCASDTRAGIEDSKKWGMLFLVNQLFKIYFKINKLHLCKPLIRAIDSSNLKDEYSMAQRVTYRYYVGRKAMFDSDFKQAEEYLSFAFEHCHRSSQKNKRMILIYLLPVKMLLGHMPTIQLLKKYDLMQFAEVTKAVSEGNLLLLNDALTKHETFFIRCGIFLILEKLKIITYRNLFKKVYLLLKTHQLSLDAFLYALKFMQVDDVDIDEVQCILANLIYMGHIKGYISHQHQKLVVSKQNPFPPLSTVC